From Solanum lycopersicum chromosome 8, SLM_r2.1, the proteins below share one genomic window:
- the LOC138337995 gene encoding uncharacterized protein: MTLRRAFRGRPRRNVEEQEVPNAPEAVPRGVASGTGVGMNLLYALNNHHEQENLSNVVTDYRTIVVKFQIPNEPVIEWASSSTISKSATIVSEFPKVFADDLPGVPLERDISFGVYVISDTRPISIQPYRMEPVELKEKLKDLLDKGFIRPSVSPWSSPVLILRPYCFCEGIKVDTQSCPRPTSLTDVRSFLDMAGYYRRFVEGFSSMSSSLTKLTQKTIKFQWSEAYHKSVQYVLTQKEFNLRQRRWLELLEDYDLSILYHPGKINVDSDTLSRFSVGITSHVEERNRELAKDVHTITRLGVRVIDSTEGGIMITNGAE; encoded by the exons ATGACTCTGAGAAGAGCATTCAGAGGTCGACCACGAAGGAATGTTGAGGAACAAGAGGTTCCAAATGCACCAGAG GCTGTACCTAGGGGAGTTGCTTCTGGTACAGGCGTAGGAATGAACCTCTTGTATGCTCTTAATAATCACCATGAACAAGAGAATTTGTCAAATGTTGTCACTG attaCAGAACAATAGTTGTCAAGTTTCAAATTCCTAATGAGCCAGTCATAGAGTGGGCTAGTAGTTCAACAATCTCTAAG TCAGCTACTATAGTCAGTGAGTTTCCAAAAGTTTTTGCTGATGATCTACCTGGAGTACCTCTTGAAAGAGACATAAGCTTTGGCGTATATGTCATTTCagatactcgtcctatctctattcAACCATACAGAATGGAACCAGTAGAATTAAAAGAGAAACTGAAAGATCTATTAGATAAAGGcttcattcgaccaagtgtctcaccttggagCTCTCCGGTCTT AATTCTTAGGCCATATTGTTTCTGTGAAGGTATTAAAGTTGACACACAGAGTTGTCCTAGACCCACATCTCTAACAGATGTAAGGAGTTTCTTGGATATGGCTGGGtattataggagatttgttgaaGGATTCTCATCTATGTCTTCCTCTTTGACAAAATTAACTCAGAAGAcaatcaagtttcaatggtctgaagctt ATCACAAGAGCGTCCAATATGTGCTCACTCAGAAAGAGTTCAACCTCAGACAGAGAAGATGGTTGGAATTACTCGAGGATTATGActtgagtattctttaccacccaggtaagATTAATGTGGATTCTGATACCTTAAGCAGGTTTTCCGTGGGAATTACTTCCCATGTCGAAGAACGAAATAGGGAGTTAGCAAAAGATGTGCACACAATTACACGTTTGGGAGTCAGGGTTATAGATTCCACAGAAGGAGGCATAATGATAACAAATGGGGCTGAATGA